ACAATTTGTAAGGTTAACCGGTCTTGCTTGCCATAATGAAAAGCAGTGCGGTCAAAAATCACAAAATCGAAATCATAAGACACTAATTCTTTAAGAAAGCGGTGCGGTTCAGGCAGGTATTGAACAGAGCCTGACAGTAAAATCAAATCTGCATCCTGTACGCGCAGACAGGCGTCAATGGATGGATAAAATTTTAAACGCTCATCTTCAAAATGTTCCCTGCCGGCAGTTACATAATGTGGTTGTTCTACTACATTCCAGCTGGCGCAGATGTCTGCTCCGATCAGGTCTTTAGTTTGAAAGTAGGTACTGCCTAATGATCCTCCAAAATCAATAATATGAAGAGGTCTTTGTAGTATGGCAGCGCTTCGCAGTATGCAGGTTAACAAAGGGAAAGGATGCTCCACTTTATCAAACACGACTGAGTCGCGTTCGTATACAGCATTTCCACTTTTAACTTTTAATAAAGCATCCTTGGTTTTTTCCAATATGCTTACTTCACTGTAGCCACCGACAGAATCGGTCAAATCGTCCCAGTTGGAATAATTTCCAAACCAGCCGTAAGATGATTTTTTAGAGTTAGAGGAGAATAATTTGAACATTATAAGCTTTGCATAAACGATTTTTCATATGCATGACAACCGATTATGCAAAAAGTCCTATAAGGATTTCAGAATTATTTTTTTATTTAATGCAGGCTTTAATGATGGCTTTGTATCAATGTAATTTCAAAGGTAGTTCCGTTTCCGATCTCAGAATGGATGTCGAAATTTCCATGTAAGCTATTCACCAGATGTTTAACCAGTGAAAGTCCGAATCCATAGCCTTTTTCTCCGACAGTACCATTTGTTGTAGCGGTTTTCCCTTCCATAATACAGTTGATTGTATCTTCATCCATCCCCACACCCGAATCTTCAACTTTGATCTTTAATTTATACTGACCAACATCTACTTCAAGATCAAGATTTACCGTTACGGTACCATCTTGTGGGGTAAATTTCATTGCATTGGAAATAAGATTTCCTGTAATCTGGAGCAGCTTATTTTTGATGAAAGGAATATGTTCGTTTTTCTCGTTGATATAAATCTGAAAAGTGATGTTTTTATTCATCGACTGTGGCAAATATAAACGCTCCAGCTTTTCCTTGAATACCAGCAGGTTAAATTCATCATTCTTTAAAACAGGCGTTTTTCCTTCGGTCAGGATTTCATCGGCAAGCTCAAGAACAGACCGGCCACTCTTATGGATCATCGTGATAAACTCCAGAACCTCATCCAGATTATTGTTGTTGCCTTGTTCTGCAATAACTGCCGCCAGACCAACAATACCGGCAATAGGCCCCCGGATATCGTGTGCTACCTTTTTCTGAGTTTCTTTAACCTCATCTAATTTATGTTTAAGACCATCGATAGCTTTTAAAGCTTTTAATCTGTTGACCACCTCATCAGCTACAATTTTTAGCAGCTCAATCTTTTCAGGGCTTTGTTCTCTCAGTCTATGGTCCATTACGCAAAGTGAGCCAATGTGAGATCCCTCAGAAGTTGTTAAAGGAACGCCAAAATAATAACGCAGATTAGGTGGCCCGGT
The sequence above is drawn from the Pedobacter cryoconitis genome and encodes:
- a CDS encoding methyltransferase, TIGR04325 family, whose translation is MFKLFSSNSKKSSYGWFGNYSNWDDLTDSVGGYSEVSILEKTKDALLKVKSGNAVYERDSVVFDKVEHPFPLLTCILRSAAILQRPLHIIDFGGSLGSTYFQTKDLIGADICASWNVVEQPHYVTAGREHFEDERLKFYPSIDACLRVQDADLILLSGSVQYLPEPHRFLKELVSYDFDFVIFDRTAFHYGKQDRLTLQIVPPEIYKAAYPAWFFQEDRFLTHFTADYETVCEFPSYVKGESVIPIDHEPIGYNKGFYFVNKSQYA
- a CDS encoding GAF domain-containing sensor histidine kinase; this translates as MKMFQHPIPENEQERVLSLAEFDIDYSCMENNFKDLAHLAAKIAGTEISLVNLIDTFTQWTYSSYGLDGIVQNPREETVCQYTVSLSSTEEYFEVPDMSADDRFKGFPAVTGPPNLRYYFGVPLTTSEGSHIGSLCVMDHRLREQSPEKIELLKIVADEVVNRLKALKAIDGLKHKLDEVKETQKKVAHDIRGPIAGIVGLAAVIAEQGNNNNLDEVLEFITMIHKSGRSVLELADEILTEGKTPVLKNDEFNLLVFKEKLERLYLPQSMNKNITFQIYINEKNEHIPFIKNKLLQITGNLISNAMKFTPQDGTVTVNLDLEVDVGQYKLKIKVEDSGVGMDEDTINCIMEGKTATTNGTVGEKGYGFGLSLVKHLVNSLHGNFDIHSEIGNGTTFEITLIQSHH